The stretch of DNA ATTATCCGCAAACAGGTCCATCTTGACCGAGATGCCGGTCGCATCCTTGAACTCCGATAGAGTATCCGGGCCGATATAGGTGTCCCAGTTATAGAAGGTCAGCGCCTTCTCCTCTTCGGAGAACACATCGCGGCTGGCGAAGGTGAGCCCCATCGCGAACACGGCGCTGCCGGCAAGGAACGACCGGCGGCTGGGATGGAGGCGTGGCTTCCTGCGGATCATGCTGAGAGCTCCCGGTTGGGCTGGCTAGGACACCCTGAATGGGTTTTGGGACAGTATTGAATCATGCCATGCGCGCTTCAATACTGTTATCGCCGTTTCATCCCTTAGTAGGAGTTTATTCGATCTCGCTCTTCACATCTTGGTAAGTGAGATCGAAGGCATGCCGTGCCGCAGCGACCAGATCATCGATCTGCTGCTCGGTGATGACGAAGGGCGGCGCCACCACCATCGTATCGAAGCAGGATCGCATGATGAGGCCGCCATTGAAGCAGTGATCGCGGCAGATGAGGCCAACCCGCCCCAGCTTGTCGAAGCGTGCCCGCGTCTTCTTGTTTCTGGTGAGCTCGCAGGCCCCGATGAGCCCCACTGACCGCACTTCCCCGATGATCGGGTGATCGGCGAGGGTCATGAGCTTCTCATGGAAATAGGGCGCGAGTCTGCGGACGCGGTCGACGAGCCCCTCCTCCTCGAGGATCCGGATATTCTCCAGCGCGACGGCGCAGGCCGCCGGATGGCCGGAATAGGTATAGCCATGCAGGAATTCCCCGCCATGCTCGTAGAGATAGTTCGCAACCTCATCGCACACCGCGACCGCCCCGATCGGCAGGTAGCCCGATGACAGCCCCTTGGCCATCGGCACGATATCGGCCTCGATGCCGAACGTGTCCAAGCCGAACCACTCGCCCGTGCGCCCGAAGCCGCAGATCACCTCATCCGAGATGAGCAATACGTCGTATGTCTTGCAGATCCGGTTGATCTCGGGCCAATAGGTCCGCGGCGGAATGATGACCCCGCCTGCCCCCTGAATGGGCTCTCCGATAAAGGCGGCCACATTGTCGGGCCCAAGCTCCAGGATCTTGTCTTCCACCGCCTTGGCGGCTTTGAGTCCGAACTCATCCGGTGAGAGATCGCCGCCGAGGTCAAACCAATGCGGCTGCAGCACGTGGTGTATGCCGGCCAGAGGAAGATCACCTTGCGCATGCATGCCCGCCATGCCGCCGAGGCTGGCCGAGGCCATGGTCGAGCCGTGATACGCGTTGTGGCGCGCGATGAACGCCTTCTTCTGCGGCTTGCCCCGAACATTGTTATAGTGCCGGACGAGGCGGAAGATCGTGTCATTCGCCTCCGACCCCGAATTCACGAAGAACACCTTGTTGAAGCGCTCCGGCAAAAGGCGCGCGACCTTTGTGGCAAGCTCGATTGCCGGCACATGCGATGTCTTGAAGAACGTGTTGTAATAGGGCAGCTCCAGCATCTGCCGATAGGCGGCTTCGGCAAGCTCCTTGCGGCCATAGCCGATATTCACGCACCACAGGCCCGACATGCCATCGAGCATGCGCCGCCCGGCACTGTCCCAAAGATAAACGCCATCCGCATGGGTGATGATGCGCGTGCCGCCCTCACCATCGAGCGACTTGTGATCAGTGAAGGGGTGTAAGTGATGGGAGCGGTCGAGGGCGCGGAGCTCATCCGCATTGAAATTGATGGGCTGACGGTTCATGTCTTCGTCTCCTGCTCTTCCGGATTTCCGCACAATTGCGGCACATGTGGTTTCGGCAAGGCTAAGGAGACCTAAGGATTGTACCCCATGCGCGCGCACAGGATCAGAAGCTCGTCATGCGCTGTTCGCGAGCTTAATATTAAGGCAGGGTCCTGTCGCGCAAAGTCGGTCACGCATGTCCACGTCGTTATTGGCCTGCGCCCAGTTTTGACGATGCCCGCCATAACCGTCAAGCCGAGGCCTTGGGTCGGCAACTCGCCCCTTGAGCTTGCAGCCCAAATCAGCGAAAGAGCCCGGCCATGAATGCAACGACTGAACATCAGACCGCCCTCATCGAGACCCCTTCCGGCAAGGGAGCGGCAGATGAGAACTTCCCCGTGGGCTCCTGGCTGCTGCCGGCGAGGCTTCGGCCGCATGTGGCATGCTATTATGCCTTTGCCCGTGCGATCGATGATATCGCCGATGATCCGCAGCTTTCCTCCGCCGCAAAGGTCGAGCGGCTCGATCTCTTTGCGCGCGCCTTGCGTGACCCCGTGCTGGCCGAGCGGCCGGGATTGGAGAAGGCGAAGGCCGCGGCCGCAATGCTCAGGCAGACGGGCATCGACGATCGCCACTGCCTGGATCTGATTTCCGCCTTCAAGCAGGACGCGGTGAAGAACCGGTACCGGAACTGGGACGAGCTCATCGATTATTGTGATCGTTCGGCATCCCCCGTCGGCCGCTTCCTTCTAGACCTGCATGGGGAGGATCGCTCGGGCTATGTGTCCTCCGACGCGCTCTGCAATGCCTTGCAGGTGATCAATCATTTGCAGGATTGCGGCAAGGACCGCGCCAATCTGGACCGGGTCTATCTTCCCATCGAATGGCTCGATGATGAAGGCGTGAGCGTCGCGGCATTAGACCGCCCACGGACAAGTCCCGGCCTGCGCCGGGTCTTGGATCGCTGCCTTGAGGGCACGAGCGCACTTCTGCGCGAAGCCGACCGTCTGCCCGGCCGCTTGCGGGATCGCCGCCTGGCCATGGAATCGGCGGTGATCGTGAAGATCGCTTGGAAGCTGGTGCATGAGCTTGGCCATCGCGATCCCTTGGCCGAACGTGTGGTCTTGACCAAGCCACAATTCGTCATTTGTGGCCTTTCCGGCGTGCGTACCGCCTGGCTTGCCCGCTAATTCCACGAGATCGCAACTATGGCAAACAAATCACAGTTCTACGTCGTGGAAACTATAAATCAAGCAATTGTGCGG from Rhodoligotrophos sp. CJ14 encodes:
- a CDS encoding aspartate aminotransferase family protein, with translation MNRQPINFNADELRALDRSHHLHPFTDHKSLDGEGGTRIITHADGVYLWDSAGRRMLDGMSGLWCVNIGYGRKELAEAAYRQMLELPYYNTFFKTSHVPAIELATKVARLLPERFNKVFFVNSGSEANDTIFRLVRHYNNVRGKPQKKAFIARHNAYHGSTMASASLGGMAGMHAQGDLPLAGIHHVLQPHWFDLGGDLSPDEFGLKAAKAVEDKILELGPDNVAAFIGEPIQGAGGVIIPPRTYWPEINRICKTYDVLLISDEVICGFGRTGEWFGLDTFGIEADIVPMAKGLSSGYLPIGAVAVCDEVANYLYEHGGEFLHGYTYSGHPAACAVALENIRILEEEGLVDRVRRLAPYFHEKLMTLADHPIIGEVRSVGLIGACELTRNKKTRARFDKLGRVGLICRDHCFNGGLIMRSCFDTMVVAPPFVITEQQIDDLVAAARHAFDLTYQDVKSEIE
- the hpnC gene encoding squalene synthase HpnC, whose product is MNATTEHQTALIETPSGKGAADENFPVGSWLLPARLRPHVACYYAFARAIDDIADDPQLSSAAKVERLDLFARALRDPVLAERPGLEKAKAAAAMLRQTGIDDRHCLDLISAFKQDAVKNRYRNWDELIDYCDRSASPVGRFLLDLHGEDRSGYVSSDALCNALQVINHLQDCGKDRANLDRVYLPIEWLDDEGVSVAALDRPRTSPGLRRVLDRCLEGTSALLREADRLPGRLRDRRLAMESAVIVKIAWKLVHELGHRDPLAERVVLTKPQFVICGLSGVRTAWLAR